A genome region from Erigeron canadensis isolate Cc75 chromosome 3, C_canadensis_v1, whole genome shotgun sequence includes the following:
- the LOC122591271 gene encoding putative glucose-6-phosphate 1-epimerase — MGHSAVVWDSRLALETTKDWNGIEQIVLRNPQGASARVSLHGGQVVSWRNERGEELLFTSSKGILKPPKAMRGGIPICFPQFGNCDSLEQHGFARNKLWMVDDDPPPLPANDSHGKSFVDLLLKPSDEDLKFWPHSFEFRLRVSLGIDGNLSLISRIRNVNGKPFSFSFAYHSYLSVSDISEVRIEGLETMDYFDNLFKRERFTEQGDAITFESEIDRVYLSSPNCVAVLDHERKRTYVIRKEGLPDVVVWNPWDKKSKAMPDLGDDEYKQMLCVAGAAIEKPITLKPGEEWTGRLEIAVVPSSFCSEDL; from the exons ATGGGGCACTCTGCTGTGGTTTGGGATTCACGGTTGGCTCTTGAAACAACAAAGGATTGGAATGGAATTGAGCAAATTGTGCTTCGAAATCCCCAAGGAGCGTCGGCTAGG GTTAGCTTGCATGGAGGTCAGGTGGTATCATGGAGAAATGAAAGGGGCGAAGAACTTTTGTTTACAAGTAGCAAG GGGATTCTTAAGCCCCCAAAGGCAATGCGAGGAGGTATTCCAATCTGTTTTCCTCAG TTTGGTAACTGTGATTCACTTGAGCAACATGGCTTTGCAAGAAACAAACTTTGGATGGTTGATGATGATCCCCCACCGCTTCCTGCCAATGATTCTCATGGAAAATCTTTTGTCGACTTGCTACTGAAACCGTCTGACGAAGATCTCAAGTTTTGGCCACACAG CTTTGAGTTTCGCCTCAGAGTCTCCCTTGGGATAGATGGGAACTTGAGCTTGATATCTCGCATTAGAAATGTTAATGGGAAGCCTTTCAGTTTTTCATTTGCTTATCACTCGTATCTCTCTGTTTCTGACATAAG TGAAGTGAGGATTGAAGGGCTAGAAACAATGGACTACTTTGACAACCTTTTTAAACGAGAGCGTTTTACAGAACAAGGAGATGCTATTACTTTTGAATCCGAG ATTGATCGTGTCTACCTTAGTTCTCCGAATTGTGTTGCTGTACTTGATCATGAAAGGAAGCGTACATATGTGATAAGAAAGGAAGGGCTACCAGATGTTG TGGTGTGGAATCCATGGgataaaaaatcaaaagcaaTGCCAGATTTGGGAGACGATGAGTACAAGCAGATGTTATGTGTTGCTGGTGCTGCAATAGAGAAACCAATTACTTTGAAGCCAGGTGAAGAATGGACGGGCCGTTTAGAGATTGCAGTTGTGCCATCCAGTTTCTGCAGCGAGGATCTCTGA